The following coding sequences are from one Longimicrobium sp. window:
- a CDS encoding LptA/OstA family protein, which translates to MRRLLSILLAVAAIVALPSGAAAQNVCNLVYQQGGWSSSGPEGQRIINAGGPLNVRCANGEDLRADSAVMFEAINEVHLFGRVDYQDPTRALTSDYATYNGNTGRLWATGSVVFTDKNRGSTLRGPNLEYFRAGMGRPQAQAIATERPHLTVVPSSRGRQPMEIDANRITTAGEQFMTAEGNVVIDGKEMDAWAGEAYYDATAEKMELRGNARAKGEQYELTADYIESILAQGAIDRVLARGNSRLVQERLRITGPQLQLFFARDSLQRLVSGNSPQATGRSVALSRGFRMEADSLEALTPGQRVRQVIAIGGAQGQAWDTLQVAGPTPHD; encoded by the coding sequence ATGCGCCGCCTCCTGTCGATCCTGCTCGCCGTCGCCGCGATCGTGGCGCTTCCAAGCGGAGCCGCGGCGCAGAACGTCTGCAACCTGGTCTACCAGCAGGGCGGATGGAGCAGCAGCGGCCCCGAGGGGCAGCGCATCATCAACGCCGGCGGGCCGCTGAACGTGCGCTGTGCCAACGGCGAAGACCTGCGCGCCGACAGCGCGGTGATGTTCGAGGCCATCAACGAGGTTCATCTCTTCGGTCGCGTGGACTACCAGGACCCCACGCGCGCGCTGACGTCGGACTATGCCACGTACAACGGCAACACCGGCCGGCTGTGGGCCACCGGCAGCGTGGTGTTCACCGACAAGAACCGGGGCAGTACCCTGCGCGGGCCCAACCTGGAATACTTCCGCGCCGGCATGGGCCGCCCGCAGGCGCAGGCCATCGCTACGGAGCGTCCCCACCTGACCGTGGTGCCCTCCTCGCGCGGCCGCCAGCCGATGGAGATCGACGCCAACCGCATCACCACCGCCGGCGAGCAGTTCATGACGGCCGAGGGCAACGTGGTGATCGATGGCAAGGAGATGGATGCCTGGGCGGGCGAAGCCTACTACGACGCCACGGCCGAAAAGATGGAGCTGCGCGGCAACGCCCGCGCGAAGGGCGAGCAGTACGAGCTGACGGCGGACTACATCGAGAGCATCCTGGCGCAGGGCGCCATCGATCGCGTGCTGGCGCGCGGCAACTCTCGGCTGGTGCAGGAGCGGCTTCGCATCACCGGCCCGCAGCTGCAGCTGTTCTTCGCCCGCGACTCGCTGCAGCGCCTCGTGTCCGGCAACTCACCCCAGGCCACGGGGCGCTCCGTGGCCCTGTCGCGCGGCTTTCGCATGGAGGCCGATTCGCTGGAGGCGCTGACCCCCGGGCAGCGGGTACGGCAGGTGATCGCCATCGGCGGGGCGCAGGGGCAGGCGTGGGACACGCTGCAGGTGGCCGGGCCCACGCCCCACGACG